CGAAGCCGTCTCGCGTGCCGTCGGCGTCGATCGAGTTCACCAGCAGCTCGCCCGCGCCGCGTTCAACGGCCTCGCGCGCCCATTCCAGTGCGTCGAGGGTCGTCTCCGTGCGGCCGCCGTGCGTGGTGACGACGAAACCGGACGGCGTGGTCGACGCGCGCTTGACGTCGAGCGACAGCACGAGCACCTGGGCGCCGAAGCGATCGGCGATCTCGCCGATGAGGTCAGGCCTGGCGATCGCTGCGGAGTTCACCCCGACCTTGTCGGCGCCGACCGAGAGCAGGCGCGAGACGTCGTCGACGGTGCGCACTCCGCCGCCGACGGTGAGCGGCACGAACACCTGCTCCGCCGTGCGCTGGACGACCTCGTAGGTCGTCGCGCGCTCATCGACCGTCGCGGTCACGTCGAGGAACGTGATCTCATCAGCCCCTTGCGCCGCGTAGTGACGTGCGAGCTCGACCGGGTCGCCCATGTCGCGCAGGTTCTCGAAGTTGACGCCTTTGACCACCCGTCCGCCTGCGACGTCGAGGCACGGGATCACACGGCTTGCGAGCGTCATCACAGCCTCGCCGCGTGGATGGCGGTGACCAGGATCGCGCGGGCGCCGAGCGCGTAGAGATCGTCCATGACCTGGTTCACGCGGCGCCGCGGGATCATGACGCGGACGGCGACCCACGCGGGGTCTCTCAGCGGCGAGATCGTCGGCGATTCGCGGCCGGGCGCGATCGCCACGGCCTGGTCGACGAGCTCGGTCGGCAGGTCGTAGTCCAGAAGGACGTATCGGCGCGCCACCATGACGCCGCGGAGCCGGCGCAATAGCGTCTCCGTGCCCTCGGCATCGCCGGGCCGGCTGATCAGCACCGCCTCGGATTCGAGGATGACGGGGCCGAAGATCTCCAGACCCGCCTGGCGGAGCGTGGTGCCGGTCGACACCACGTCGGCCACGGCATCCGCCACGCCCAGACGCACGGCGGACTCGACCGCGCCGTCGAGCTGCACCAGCTCGGCGGAGACCCCGTGATCGCGCAGGAACGCTCCGACGAGGCCCGGATACGCAGACGCGACGCGGACGCCGTCGAGGTCTTCGACCGTGCGGAACCGACCCGGAGGGCCGGCGAACCGGAACGTCGATGCGCCGAAGCCGAGCTGCTCGATCTCGCGGGCAGGCTGTTGGACGTCCAGCAGCAGGTCCCGGCCCGTGATGCCGACGTCGAGGGCACCGGACGCCACATACGTGGCGATGTCACGCGGGCGGAGGAAGAAGAACTCGACGTCGTTCTCCGCGTCGACGACGTGCAGGGTCTTGGGATCACGACGGCCGGCGTAACCTGCCTCCGCCAACATCTCGGCGGCGGTCTCGGAGAGCGAGCCCTTGTTGGGAACAGCGATGCGCAGCATGAACAGCCTTCAGGTCGAGGGTGAGGGGGCGGGGCGCATCACAGATGTCGGTAGACGTCCTGCAGGGACAGGCCCTTCGCGATCATCATCACCTGGAGGTGGTAGAGCAGCTGCGAGATCTCCTCGGCTGCGGCGTCGTCGGACTCGTACTCGGACGCCATCCAGACCTCGGCGGCCTCCTCGACGATCTTCTTCCCGATCGTGTGGACGCCCGCGTCGAGCTCGGCGACCGTCCCCGAGCCCGCGGGCCGGGTCTCGGCCTTGCGGCTGAGCTCAGCGAACAGTTCGTCGAAAGTCTTCACGATTCCAGGCTAGCGGCTCTGGCGAGCTCTCTGAGCCGGGTGACGGCGGCCTCCACGTCGTCCGCCCCATAGACCGCCGACCCCGCGACGAACGTGTCAGCCCCGGCAGCGGCCGCGATCTCGATCGTCGCGTCCGAGATCCCGCCGTCCACCTGGAACCACACCTCGGACCCCCTTCGCCGGGCCTCGGCGACCAGTGCTTCGAGCTTGGGCATCGTCTCGGGCATGAATCCCTGCCCGCCGAATCCGGGCTCCACGGTCATCACGAGCACCTGGTCGAACTCGTCGAGGATGCTGTACAGGCTCTCACCCGGAGTGCCCGGTTTGATGGCGACCCCGGCCCGAGCCCCGCGTTCGCGGAGCGCGCGAGCCACGGCCACGGGGTCGGCGGCTGCTTCGAGATGGAACGTCACGCTGGCGGCGCCGAGTTCCGCGTAGCCGGGGGCCCACCGGTCGGGGTCGGTGATCATCAGATGCACGTCCAACGGCACGGGACTCGTCGCCTGGATGCGCTCGACCATCTGCGGGCCGAAGGTGAGGTTCGGCACGAAGTGGTTGTCCATGACGTCGACGTGCACGAAGTCCGCCGTCGCGATCCGCGCCAGGTCGCGCTGCATGTTCACGAAGTCGGCGGCCAGGATGCTGGGATTGATGCGCGGGGCGGCGGGAAGATCGTGCATGCGCCCATTATCCCCGGCGCGCTCCGTCACGGGCGCTTCCGGAGGAGGGCCAGGAACATCGCGTCCGTGCCGTGCCGATGCGGCCAGAGCTGCACGCGCCCTGAGCCGTCGCCGGCGAGGTCGATCGGCGACAGGGCGACCCCGCGCACGACGGCCTCGGCGTCGAGCTGCTCCACGTCGTCGCGCGTGCGCAGCACGTCCTCCACCACGCCGGTCGTCTCGGCGAGGTGGGGCGAGCAGGTCACGTAGGCGACGATGCCCCCGGGGGCGAGCGCGTCGATCGCGGCCGTCAGCAGCTCGGTCTGCAGCGGCACCAGCTCGGCCACGTCGGCCGGCGATTTGCGCCAGCGCGCTTCGGGCCGACGGCGCAGCGCTCCGAGACCGGTGCACGGCGCATCGACGAGGATCCGGGTGAACTCCCCCTGGCGGCTGCGGGCCAGCTCGCGGCCATCCCGCTCATGCACGGGGACGTCACCCGGCACCGGACGCAGCGCGTTGCGCACGAGCCCAGCTCGAGCGGGCACCACCTCGTTGGCTTCCATCGCGACCCCGTGCTGATGGGCGATGGCTGCGAGGAGTGCGGTCTTGCCCCCGGGGCCGGCGCAGAGATCGAGCCACCGTTCTCCGCCGGTGATCGGGGCGGCCGCAGCCAGGGCGAGCGCGACCAGCTGAGACCCCTCGTCCTGCACCCTGACGAGACCGCCGGATGCCGCGACCACCGTGTGCGGGTCGCCGCCGGGCGAGCCGAACGCCGTCGGCGCGTAGGGGCGTCGCGGCTCCGCGGGCTCGGCGAGGCCGGGAAGGGCGACGAGCGTGACATGCGGCGAGGCGTTGTCGGCCTCGAGCAGCGCGTCGAGCTCGTCGCCGCGCCCCTCCGCCGCCAGGGCACGGCGAAGGGCTCTGATGACCCAGACCGGATGCGCGGTGCGCAATGCGAGGCGCTCGTCGTCGGACCGTGCGGCGCGCTCGATGCGCTCCTGCCATTGTCCCGGCGTCTCCCGCGAGATCCGCCGGAGGACGGCGTTGGCGAAACTGGCCGCTCCCCTGCCCTGCGTCGCCGCGACGATGTTGACCGACTCGTTCACGGCCGCATGGGACGCGACGCGGGTGGCGAGGAGCTGGTGGGTCGCGAGCCGGAGGGCGTCGAGGATCGCGGGGTCGATCTGGGAGACCGGGCGCGCTGCCGCCTCGGCGATGATCGCGTCATAGGTGCCGCGCCGCCGCAGCGTGCCGTAGGTGAGTTCGGTCGCAAGCGCTGAGTCCTGCGCACCCAGTCCGGCCGCGGCGATGGCCGACGGGAGGAGGAGGTTCGCGTAGGCGTCGGCATCGCTCACCGCACGGATGACGTCATAGGCGACGCGACGCGCGGGCTGGACGGTGCGGGCGGGTCCGCGCCGCTGGGGTCGCTCCCGTGCGCCGTCGCGGTCCGCCGGCGGCCGCCTCCGCGCGCGGCGGTGCTGTGCCTCGCCGCTCACGAGCCGGCTC
This Microbacterium sp. XT11 DNA region includes the following protein-coding sequences:
- the hisF gene encoding imidazole glycerol phosphate synthase subunit HisF is translated as MTLASRVIPCLDVAGGRVVKGVNFENLRDMGDPVELARHYAAQGADEITFLDVTATVDERATTYEVVQRTAEQVFVPLTVGGGVRTVDDVSRLLSVGADKVGVNSAAIARPDLIGEIADRFGAQVLVLSLDVKRASTTPSGFVVTTHGGRTETTLDALEWAREAVERGAGELLVNSIDADGTRDGFDLELVRLMREVAAVPVIASGGAGAVEHFAPAIAAGADAVLAASVFHTGALTVGDVKDALRAEGVLVR
- the hisG gene encoding ATP phosphoribosyltransferase, which translates into the protein MLRIAVPNKGSLSETAAEMLAEAGYAGRRDPKTLHVVDAENDVEFFFLRPRDIATYVASGALDVGITGRDLLLDVQQPAREIEQLGFGASTFRFAGPPGRFRTVEDLDGVRVASAYPGLVGAFLRDHGVSAELVQLDGAVESAVRLGVADAVADVVSTGTTLRQAGLEIFGPVILESEAVLISRPGDAEGTETLLRRLRGVMVARRYVLLDYDLPTELVDQAVAIAPGRESPTISPLRDPAWVAVRVMIPRRRVNQVMDDLYALGARAILVTAIHAARL
- a CDS encoding phosphoribosyl-ATP diphosphatase; amino-acid sequence: MKTFDELFAELSRKAETRPAGSGTVAELDAGVHTIGKKIVEEAAEVWMASEYESDDAAAEEISQLLYHLQVMMIAKGLSLQDVYRHL
- the rpe gene encoding ribulose-phosphate 3-epimerase, whose product is MHDLPAAPRINPSILAADFVNMQRDLARIATADFVHVDVMDNHFVPNLTFGPQMVERIQATSPVPLDVHLMITDPDRWAPGYAELGAASVTFHLEAAADPVAVARALRERGARAGVAIKPGTPGESLYSILDEFDQVLVMTVEPGFGGQGFMPETMPKLEALVAEARRRGSEVWFQVDGGISDATIEIAAAAGADTFVAGSAVYGADDVEAAVTRLRELARAASLES
- a CDS encoding RsmB/NOP family class I SAM-dependent RNA methyltransferase, yielding MSGEAQHRRARRRPPADRDGARERPQRRGPARTVQPARRVAYDVIRAVSDADAYANLLLPSAIAAAGLGAQDSALATELTYGTLRRRGTYDAIIAEAAARPVSQIDPAILDALRLATHQLLATRVASHAAVNESVNIVAATQGRGAASFANAVLRRISRETPGQWQERIERAARSDDERLALRTAHPVWVIRALRRALAAEGRGDELDALLEADNASPHVTLVALPGLAEPAEPRRPYAPTAFGSPGGDPHTVVAASGGLVRVQDEGSQLVALALAAAAPITGGERWLDLCAGPGGKTALLAAIAHQHGVAMEANEVVPARAGLVRNALRPVPGDVPVHERDGRELARSRQGEFTRILVDAPCTGLGALRRRPEARWRKSPADVAELVPLQTELLTAAIDALAPGGIVAYVTCSPHLAETTGVVEDVLRTRDDVEQLDAEAVVRGVALSPIDLAGDGSGRVQLWPHRHGTDAMFLALLRKRP